One window of Papaver somniferum cultivar HN1 chromosome 9, ASM357369v1, whole genome shotgun sequence genomic DNA carries:
- the LOC113314059 gene encoding purine-uracil permease NCS1-like codes for MVSKCLTLHLHQPQISLSSAHLQKSSSNLKPHFSQLCTTSKSITSTPHHLVYHKKCRNFSSFSVVMASKNSAQEVGSNEFKEFDPDSDLINNDLKPTTQDQRTFSGWEMASLWIGLVVGVPAYYLAGSLVDLGMSWWQGIATVVAANIILLVPLVLTGDPGTRYGISFPVLARSAFGIHGAHIPTLLRALVGCGWYGIETWIGGEAIFLLLPESIKLSAYAKSLPWLSTSPLEFSCFIVFWLAQLGIVWRGMDGIRQLEKYSAPILIVLTSALLVWAYINAGSFSHMFSLSSSLSSSQFWALFFPSLTANISFWAPLALNIPDFTRYAKSQTDQILGQAGLPIFMGAFTFVGLAVTCSTSVIFGHVISNPIELLGRIGGVVTMILAIVGISLATITTNIAANVVAPANVLVNLSPSIFTFRRGALLTALLGIVCQPWRLLKSSESFVYTWLVGYSALLGPIGGIILADYYILRRTKLNINALYSANPVGTYYYTGGYNLAAIAALTVGILPVIPGFLHKVEVIHSVPKAFMVIYNNAWFISFFSAGFVYWVLSCLKGTQKNSSSADPLLSS; via the coding sequence ATGGTGTCCAAATGTCTAACCCTTCATCTTCATCAACCTCAAATCTCCCTTTCATCTGCACACCTACAAAAATCATCATCAAATTTAAAACCTCACTTCTCTCAATTATGCACAACTAGCAAGTCAATTACAAGTACCCCACATCATCTCGTATATCACAAAAAATGTaggaatttttcttctttttcagttGTTATGGCATCAAAAAACTCTGCCCAGGAAGTTGGATCTAATGAATTCAAAGAATTTGATCCAGATTCAGATCTTATCAACAATGATCTTAAACCAACAACACAAGATCAAAGAACATTCTCTGGCTGGGAAATGGCTAGTCTTTGGATAGGACTAGTAGTAGGTGTTCCTGCTTATTACTTAGCGGGAAGTTTAGTTGACCTTGGAATGTCATGGTGGCAAGGAATAGCAACTGTGGTGGCAGCCAATATCATTCTGTTAGTCCCTTTAGTTCTTACGGGCGATCCGGGTACTCGTTACGGTATTTCATTTCCCGTACTTGCTAGATCGGCGTTCGGAATCCATGGTGCTCATATACCGACTCTTCTTCGAGCTTTGGTTGGTTGCGGTTGGTATGGTATTGAAACCTGGATTGGCGGTGAAGCAATTTTCCTTCTGTTGCCGGAATCAATCAAGTTATCTGCATACGCGAAATCTTTACCATGGCTCAGTACTTCTCCACTTGAATTCTCTTGTTTTATTGTGTTCTGGTTAGCTCAGTTAGGAATTGTTTGGAGAGGAATGGATGGAATTCGACAACTTGAAAAATATTCAGCTCCAATTTTGATAGTGTTAACTTCTGCGTTACTTGTTTGGGCATATATCAATGCAGGTAGTTTTAGCCATATGTTTTCATTATCTTCAAGTTTATCCAGTTCTCAGTTTTGggctcttttttttccttctctgactGCAAATATAAGTTTTTGGGCTCCTCTGGCACTAAATATACCGGATTTCACCCGGTATGCAAAATCACAGACCGATCAAATTCTCGGTCAGGCAGGACTTCCGATTTTCATGGGAGCATTCACTTTTGTTGGCCTTGCGGTCACCTGTTCTACTAGTGTAATATTTGGTCATGTAATCTCCAATCCAATTGAACTTCTAGGGAGAATCGGAGGTGTTGTTACTATGATTCTGGCTATTGTTGGTATCAGTCTTGCTACTATTACCACCAATATCGCTGCCAATGTTGTCGCACCTGCAAATGTTTTAGTCAATCTAAGTCCCTCCATTTTCACATTCAGAAGAGGAGCGCTCTTAACCGCACTTCTTGGCATTGTTTGTCAGCCATGGAGACTTCTTAAATCGAGTGAGAGTTTCGTGTACACTTGGCTCGTTGGATATTCAGCTTTATTAGGTCCGATTGGAGGGATTATACTGGCCGATTACTACATTCTTCGTCGTACCAAATTAAACATCAATGCTTTGTATTCGGCTAATCCTGTAGGTACTTATTACTACACTGGTGGATACAATTTAGCAGCAATAGCTGCACTAACCGTCGGTATTTTGCCTGTGATACCTGGATTCTTGCATAAGGTTGAAGTTATACATTCGGTACCCAAAGCATTTATGGTCATTTACAATAATGCCTGGTTCATTAGTTTCTTCTCTGCTGGATTTGTTTATTGGGTTCTGTCGTGTCTCAAAGGAACCCAAAAGAACTCTTCAAGTGCCGATCCACTACTGTCTTCTTGA